A single Pseudomonas sp. HN11 DNA region contains:
- the icmH gene encoding type IVB secretion system protein IcmH/DotU yields the protein MSDAISNRATHTEPTPATSPENTLEPTSTGTKPEPLLADPEFDMRGLAWNPLCDAATPLIGLVIRLRRLDRHDDVPALYQSVSNQITTIMEEVNQLDYDAGMLKAYSYSLCLLLDEVVMSTTWGKSSTWSARSLLSQFHEETWGGEKFFTVMNNMIPEAARYQHVLEFIPANTAYRQAKPTSISSPASPPKKACSTPSNTAPTATPWSSPTASAAWAPSARTPIAR from the coding sequence ATGAGTGACGCCATATCGAACAGAGCCACCCACACAGAACCAACACCTGCCACCTCGCCCGAAAATACCCTTGAGCCGACGTCTACTGGCACCAAACCTGAACCTCTGCTCGCAGATCCCGAATTCGATATGCGTGGCCTGGCCTGGAACCCGCTGTGCGATGCCGCCACGCCCCTGATCGGGTTGGTCATCCGCCTGCGTCGTTTGGACCGACACGACGACGTGCCCGCTCTGTACCAAAGCGTCAGCAACCAGATCACCACAATCATGGAAGAAGTCAACCAGCTCGACTACGACGCCGGCATGCTCAAGGCCTACTCCTACAGCCTGTGCCTGTTGTTGGATGAGGTAGTCATGAGCACTACCTGGGGCAAGTCCTCCACTTGGAGTGCACGCTCACTGCTCAGTCAGTTTCATGAGGAGACATGGGGCGGCGAAAAATTCTTTACCGTTATGAACAACATGATCCCCGAAGCGGCCAGGTACCAGCATGTGCTGGAGTTCATCCCCGCGAATACTGCGTACAGGCAGGCGAAACCGACCTCGATTTCATCGCCCGCCTCGCCGCCGAAGAAGGCCTGCTCTACACCTTCGAACACCGCGCCGACGGCCACACCCTGGTCCTCACCGACCGCGTCGGCGGCCTGGGCACCATCGGCACGCACACCAATTGCCCGGTGA
- a CDS encoding phage integrase N-terminal domain-containing protein: MDDLTYTLRQLCQRNRDGSHTTQADRQRSLTLIAHQLREAGFRQMRATSLKGKHIETLIERWQAEGLSSGTLKNRLAQLRWWAEKIGKAGLIPADNTRLGISERRAAPHANKARGLGDGLDRVSDPHVRMSLALQAAFGLRREESIKFQPRYADHGDHITLKGSWTKGGRERVVPVTTAEQRALLDQVQLFAGVGSLIPAHKTYIQQRHVYDGQCKAAGLSHMHGLRHRHAQERYEALTGWKAPAAGGPASRTLSVTQQAQDKAARQSISRELGHERIQITAVYLGR; this comes from the coding sequence ATGGACGATCTCACCTATACCTTGCGTCAACTGTGCCAGCGCAACCGCGATGGCAGCCACACGACACAAGCCGACCGCCAACGCAGCCTCACATTGATCGCTCACCAATTGCGCGAGGCCGGTTTTCGGCAGATGCGCGCCACTTCGCTCAAGGGCAAGCATATCGAAACGCTGATTGAACGCTGGCAGGCCGAAGGGTTGTCTTCAGGCACCTTGAAGAACCGTTTGGCCCAGCTGCGCTGGTGGGCCGAGAAGATCGGCAAAGCAGGACTGATTCCCGCCGACAATACCCGATTGGGCATTTCTGAGCGCCGCGCAGCGCCCCATGCCAACAAAGCACGGGGGCTGGGTGACGGCCTGGATCGCGTGAGCGATCCCCATGTGCGCATGAGCCTGGCCTTGCAAGCCGCATTTGGTTTGCGACGCGAGGAGTCCATCAAGTTCCAGCCACGCTACGCTGATCACGGCGATCACATCACCCTCAAGGGGTCATGGACCAAGGGCGGACGTGAGCGCGTCGTACCAGTCACGACAGCGGAGCAACGCGCACTGCTTGACCAAGTTCAACTATTCGCCGGAGTCGGCTCTCTGATTCCGGCGCACAAGACCTACATCCAGCAACGCCATGTCTACGATGGGCAGTGCAAAGCGGCAGGATTGAGCCATATGCACGGTCTGCGCCATCGCCACGCGCAAGAACGTTACGAAGCGTTGACAGGGTGGAAGGCGCCCGCCGCTGGCGGGCCAGCATCACGCACCCTTTCCGTCACCCAGCAGGCCCAGGACAAAGCGGCCCGCCAGAGCATCAGCCGCGAGCTGGGCCATGAGCGGATACAGATCACGGCGGTCTATCTGGGACGATGA
- a CDS encoding dipeptidase, whose product MHFPLKQLAAATLFAASLSAITSPAFANITPDQSTAILKRFNETSVTDFRGFLGTLAKGDLGKTSEVGPAISAFLDNKTLSADQQNEINRLLGIYTRVKYGKAATETLRELVEIPTFNVDGLPQYKNPEFIKIAGKIEALAKAFNLTFRNIDNRVYEISLEGSGDEVVGIHAHADVVPVTPENWVLKDGTKLDPFKVTLIGDRMYGRGTEDDKNGIVVAMYAMKVIKEEKLPLARNFKLLVDTTEETSGDAIPYYFEKNPTPQYNLALDGGYPVVIAEKGYGTVMATFPRRKGEGKGAEIISMTGGMATNQIPSASVATFVSDKPAELAASLQKAGTAYAKNNGGDFEVAAKVDGKDVKLTVTGVSAHSSEPESGVNPVARMLELIHSVDGKIALKHNHITDAARYASDNWSLDYLGGKLGVGFSDEFMGPLTTSLTFVGLDDKAFKLAVNLRVPKGKSPEKLKAEIADKLSAWDKQSKVKVGFTYSVAEPMYRNPEGEWVKALLAVSTENLGMKHKFGTSAGATSVHELPNGVQFGLARPEVKYTGHTDNEFKTVDQFLLDLQIVTEMMGRIGQLPKL is encoded by the coding sequence ATGCACTTTCCACTCAAGCAATTGGCGGCTGCCACCCTGTTCGCAGCGAGCCTTTCGGCCATCACCAGCCCCGCTTTCGCCAACATCACTCCAGACCAAAGCACAGCGATTCTGAAGCGTTTCAACGAAACCTCCGTCACCGACTTCCGTGGTTTTCTCGGCACCCTGGCCAAGGGCGACCTGGGCAAGACCAGTGAGGTGGGCCCGGCGATCAGTGCGTTTCTTGATAACAAAACCTTGAGCGCGGATCAGCAGAACGAGATCAATCGCCTGCTGGGTATCTACACCCGAGTGAAGTACGGCAAGGCCGCCACCGAAACCCTGCGCGAGCTGGTGGAAATCCCGACGTTCAACGTCGACGGTCTGCCGCAGTACAAAAACCCGGAATTCATCAAGATCGCCGGCAAGATCGAGGCACTGGCCAAGGCCTTCAACCTGACCTTTCGCAATATCGACAACCGTGTGTACGAAATTTCCCTGGAAGGCAGCGGTGACGAAGTGGTCGGCATCCACGCCCACGCCGACGTAGTGCCGGTGACGCCGGAAAACTGGGTGCTCAAAGACGGCACCAAGCTCGACCCGTTCAAGGTCACGCTGATCGGCGACCGCATGTACGGCCGTGGCACCGAGGATGACAAAAACGGCATCGTAGTGGCGATGTACGCCATGAAGGTGATCAAGGAAGAGAAGCTGCCGCTGGCGCGCAACTTCAAGCTGCTGGTGGACACCACCGAAGAAACCTCCGGCGACGCGATTCCGTATTATTTCGAAAAAAATCCGACACCGCAGTACAACCTGGCGCTGGATGGCGGCTACCCGGTGGTGATTGCCGAGAAAGGCTACGGCACGGTGATGGCAACCTTCCCGCGTCGCAAGGGTGAAGGCAAAGGCGCGGAAATCATTTCGATGACCGGCGGCATGGCCACCAACCAGATTCCGTCGGCCTCGGTGGCGACGTTCGTCAGCGACAAGCCTGCCGAATTGGCTGCCAGCCTGCAAAAGGCCGGTACTGCATACGCCAAGAACAACGGTGGCGATTTTGAAGTGGCCGCCAAGGTCGACGGCAAAGACGTCAAGCTGACCGTCACCGGTGTGTCCGCTCACTCCTCCGAGCCGGAATCCGGGGTCAACCCGGTGGCGCGCATGCTGGAGCTGATCCACAGCGTCGACGGCAAGATCGCCCTCAAGCACAACCACATCACCGACGCCGCACGGTATGCGTCCGACAACTGGAGCCTGGACTACCTGGGTGGCAAGCTGGGCGTGGGCTTCTCCGACGAGTTCATGGGGCCGCTGACCACTTCGTTGACCTTTGTTGGCCTGGATGACAAAGCCTTCAAGCTGGCCGTGAACCTGCGCGTGCCGAAGGGCAAGTCACCGGAAAAACTCAAAGCCGAGATCGCCGACAAGCTGAGCGCCTGGGACAAGCAATCCAAGGTCAAGGTGGGCTTCACCTACTCGGTCGCGGAGCCGATGTACCGTAACCCTGAAGGCGAATGGGTCAAGGCCCTGCTGGCAGTGTCCACCGAAAACCTGGGCATGAAACACAAGTTCGGCACCTCGGCCGGCGCGACGTCCGTGCATGAACTGCCCAACGGCGTGCAGTTCGGCCTGGCGCGCCCGGAAGTGAAGTACACCGGGCACACCGACAACGAGTTCAAGACCGTCGACCAGTTCCTGCTGGACCTGCAGATCGTCACCGAAATGATGGGCCGTATCGGCCAACTGCCGAAGCTCTGA
- a CDS encoding VRR-NUC domain-containing protein, translated as MPVAPIARTLAHVIDRAYKAYRANQAYENAKTATELAQLAVEINERRKQIKKMLRATIEAMTREIDVKSSTFAAVDRGGNSTASRRGKENLNFKEYIERKVPFRPAISQVCTVALQMPIKVPRRIRKKIAGDRVETTIEVALKQFTASLFFESVDEALEWRSPLKAEPNYNQSSQKALLGDPATRPKRFGSAIQPFWPRPRSLAPDLVIVEYRQEPFEIENVFAAVEIKFPGDWVKQTQINDYARLMRPKTGVNRERIGREKVALLRVPEDCTGSETENRQPPTSKGAKNRR; from the coding sequence ATGCCAGTAGCCCCCATTGCCCGTACTCTCGCTCACGTTATCGACAGAGCCTATAAGGCCTACCGAGCAAACCAGGCTTATGAAAACGCCAAAACTGCCACCGAGCTGGCCCAGCTCGCCGTAGAGATTAACGAGCGGAGAAAACAGATTAAAAAAATGCTTCGAGCAACTATCGAAGCAATGACGCGTGAAATCGACGTCAAAAGCTCCACGTTTGCCGCGGTGGACCGGGGCGGCAATAGCACGGCTTCTCGCAGAGGTAAGGAGAACTTGAATTTCAAGGAATACATCGAACGTAAAGTGCCTTTTCGCCCAGCCATTAGCCAAGTGTGCACAGTTGCCCTACAGATGCCGATCAAGGTGCCACGCCGCATTCGCAAGAAGATCGCTGGCGACAGAGTGGAAACCACGATTGAGGTTGCACTCAAGCAGTTCACGGCCTCGCTGTTCTTTGAATCCGTGGACGAGGCGCTGGAGTGGCGAAGCCCACTCAAGGCCGAGCCGAATTACAACCAAAGCAGCCAAAAAGCGTTGCTGGGCGATCCAGCAACTCGCCCCAAACGGTTTGGTAGCGCGATACAGCCATTCTGGCCTCGCCCACGCTCTCTGGCACCTGATCTGGTGATAGTGGAATACCGCCAGGAACCGTTTGAGATCGAAAATGTATTTGCGGCGGTCGAGATCAAGTTTCCAGGGGATTGGGTAAAACAAACACAAATAAACGATTACGCGCGACTGATGAGACCCAAAACTGGCGTCAACCGAGAAAGGATTGGGCGGGAGAAAGTGGCCTTGCTGCGCGTTCCGGAAGATTGCACTGGCTCTGAAACGGAGAACAGACAGCCCCCTACATCCAAGGGCGCCAAAAACAGGAGGTGA
- the pdxR gene encoding MocR-like pyridoxine biosynthesis transcription factor PdxR: protein MVQMRKWRPLLKLDDSARQASYRKIAEGLVTAIVEGRLPPGTLLPGTREMAQLLDVNRKTVILAYEEAMTKGWLVSEPRRGTFVNAQLTAKQLPSRAQASFAPPILTRAAAPYFAQNAQVTALNHRHDALFFDNGTSDHRLLPQAVLHRYYRNALRNSFASNTLRYGSEGTGYHLRCALAEMLRNNRGLTVSAENICLTQGTQMSLYLTASLLLKPGDVVLVERLSYPPAWEIFRKLGAQLVTVDIDEEGCRTDQIGRLCREHKVRMIYLTPHHQFPTTVSLHAARRQQLLALAALHEFCIIEEDYDHEYHFNGRPYLPLASDRAQRHVIYVGSLSKALGSTFRCSYVVAPTQVVEALHSNAASMLGDADAVAQKMLADLINDGELKKHLRRVSKEYRARRETLQGCLHEAFGDRIRVREPEGGLALWVRFDDAIDVDQMVGAALDHGLVVRSGRQFSPMDQAENALRLGFASLNQEEIREATLRLAKAANRRAHKNADHH, encoded by the coding sequence ATGGTCCAGATGCGCAAATGGCGCCCGCTGCTCAAGCTGGACGACAGCGCGCGCCAGGCGTCCTATCGCAAGATTGCCGAAGGCCTGGTGACCGCAATCGTTGAAGGGCGATTGCCGCCCGGCACCTTGCTACCGGGCACACGGGAGATGGCGCAGTTGCTCGACGTCAACCGCAAGACCGTGATCCTGGCCTACGAAGAGGCTATGACCAAAGGCTGGCTGGTCAGCGAGCCGCGACGCGGAACCTTCGTCAATGCGCAATTGACGGCCAAGCAACTGCCAAGCCGCGCGCAAGCGTCCTTCGCTCCGCCCATCCTGACGCGGGCAGCCGCGCCCTATTTCGCCCAAAACGCCCAGGTGACGGCGCTGAACCATCGGCATGACGCGCTGTTTTTCGATAACGGCACCAGCGACCACCGCCTGTTGCCCCAAGCTGTGCTGCATCGCTACTACCGCAACGCCTTGCGCAACAGCTTCGCATCCAATACCCTGCGCTACGGCAGCGAAGGCACCGGCTACCATTTGCGCTGCGCCCTGGCCGAAATGCTGCGCAACAACCGTGGGTTGACGGTCAGCGCCGAAAACATCTGCCTGACCCAAGGCACCCAGATGTCGCTGTACCTGACCGCCAGCCTGTTGCTCAAACCCGGCGACGTGGTGCTGGTGGAACGGCTGAGCTACCCACCGGCGTGGGAAATTTTCCGTAAGCTGGGTGCGCAACTGGTCACGGTGGACATCGACGAAGAAGGCTGTCGCACGGACCAGATCGGTCGCCTGTGTCGCGAGCATAAGGTGCGGATGATCTATCTCACGCCGCACCATCAGTTCCCCACCACCGTAAGCCTGCACGCGGCACGGCGGCAACAGTTGCTGGCGCTGGCGGCGCTGCATGAGTTCTGCATCATCGAAGAAGATTACGACCACGAATATCACTTCAACGGGCGGCCCTACCTGCCCCTGGCCAGTGATCGTGCGCAGCGCCATGTGATTTATGTCGGCTCGCTATCCAAGGCTCTCGGCTCGACGTTTCGCTGCAGTTATGTGGTGGCGCCCACGCAGGTGGTAGAAGCCCTGCACAGCAACGCCGCATCGATGCTGGGTGATGCCGATGCAGTCGCACAAAAGATGCTCGCCGACCTGATCAACGACGGCGAACTGAAGAAACATCTGCGCCGGGTGTCGAAGGAATACCGCGCCCGCCGTGAAACCTTGCAGGGCTGCCTGCATGAAGCGTTTGGTGATCGGATCCGGGTGCGCGAGCCGGAAGGCGGCCTGGCGCTATGGGTACGCTTCGACGATGCAATCGATGTTGACCAGATGGTAGGCGCGGCCCTTGACCACGGTCTGGTCGTACGCAGCGGCCGGCAGTTTTCGCCGATGGACCAAGCAGAAAATGCGTTGCGCCTGGGTTTCGCCTCGCTGAACCAGGAAGAGATCCGCGAGGCTACGTTGCGCCTGGCCAAAGCGGCGAACCGGCGCGCGCACAAAAATGCCGATCATCACTGA
- a CDS encoding type VI immunity family protein has product MSTTHKLFDEDERNEFIAELKEWPNTDWGTDEARHSVTPFISFYFPPGPDNHQEAALMMVDIHEAFEQLLGKPYTVGTHPISERPHPYGSTRLPDLREQARKISSYKTFVFNFTDEKNHATSPTTAGYFWRTSFLEYEGSYNPYSSITFYYRWQWWLDNREVWRRFVLKTIDLLKAHQVYSGFAMANPLEFGTRSAITTWERALTPSFFGLDIDYAFSMNSELVHGIRPPTWAFLLADHWREKLDLTREQVRTALSHPRISITELQSGQWIELGEQPELYPVEQGVPELPMLLNKMLKPIRCDELGLLGFGQWDGDPNERFTDADSRRWMARFDADSDWPTPTMRFIAPSPIPSVQASTPIPLRMVAGTACIQAGWWLVPGQAETRRAFKQGEIMPGLNAAPTDDLVTWQRDLDQTPPEPARYANTHDPAPRAGRWEVESDRFIAHDVQLNEPLPAHEGRVVRWHWTVSGMRANSGQPCPYPGAWVCEYKPGSKQVIEHGVPMPTVDGERVVWRWMGLEPS; this is encoded by the coding sequence GTGAGTACTACCCATAAATTGTTTGATGAAGATGAGCGTAATGAATTTATTGCAGAGCTCAAGGAGTGGCCAAACACTGATTGGGGTACGGACGAAGCTCGACACAGCGTCACCCCTTTTATCAGTTTCTACTTCCCCCCTGGTCCAGATAACCACCAAGAAGCAGCGCTGATGATGGTGGATATCCACGAAGCCTTCGAACAACTCCTTGGCAAACCTTACACCGTTGGCACCCATCCAATTTCGGAGCGTCCACACCCATATGGCTCTACACGTCTGCCAGATCTTCGTGAACAGGCGAGGAAAATTTCTAGCTATAAAACTTTTGTCTTTAACTTCACTGATGAAAAAAACCATGCCACGTCACCCACAACGGCAGGTTACTTCTGGCGAACATCATTTTTAGAATACGAAGGTAGTTATAATCCTTATTCCTCAATCACGTTCTATTACCGCTGGCAATGGTGGCTGGACAACCGCGAAGTGTGGCGCCGCTTTGTGCTCAAGACCATTGACCTGCTCAAGGCGCATCAGGTCTACAGTGGCTTCGCCATGGCCAACCCGCTTGAATTTGGTACGCGATCAGCCATCACCACTTGGGAGCGGGCATTAACCCCGAGTTTCTTCGGCCTGGATATCGACTACGCCTTCAGTATGAACAGTGAACTGGTCCACGGCATCCGCCCCCCCACCTGGGCCTTCCTGCTCGCCGACCACTGGCGCGAAAAACTTGACTTGACCCGCGAGCAAGTACGTACGGCGCTGTCTCACCCACGCATCAGCATCACCGAATTACAGAGCGGCCAATGGATCGAACTGGGCGAACAACCAGAATTGTATCCGGTGGAACAGGGTGTACCCGAACTGCCCATGCTCTTGAACAAAATGCTCAAGCCTATCCGCTGCGATGAGTTGGGATTGCTGGGCTTCGGCCAATGGGACGGCGATCCCAACGAGCGTTTCACTGACGCTGACAGCCGTCGCTGGATGGCCCGCTTTGACGCTGACAGCGATTGGCCTACGCCAACAATGCGCTTCATTGCTCCATCGCCCATACCTTCCGTCCAAGCCTCTACGCCAATACCTCTTCGTATGGTAGCGGGCACAGCTTGCATTCAAGCCGGATGGTGGCTGGTTCCAGGGCAGGCGGAAACCCGGCGAGCCTTCAAACAGGGCGAGATCATGCCAGGCCTCAATGCGGCGCCCACAGACGATTTGGTGACATGGCAGCGTGACCTTGATCAGACACCACCAGAGCCTGCCCGCTATGCCAATACCCATGATCCGGCTCCTCGCGCAGGACGCTGGGAAGTTGAAAGCGACCGCTTCATCGCACACGATGTTCAGTTGAACGAGCCGCTACCCGCCCACGAAGGCCGGGTCGTGCGCTGGCACTGGACCGTCAGCGGCATGCGTGCGAACAGCGGGCAACCCTGTCCATATCCGGGTGCCTGGGTGTGTGAATATAAGCCGGGGAGTAAGCAAGTCATCGAGCATGGCGTTCCGATGCCGACCGTGGATGGTGAGAGAGTCGTCTGGCGCTGGATGGGGCTGGAGCCATCGTGA
- a CDS encoding M24 family metallopeptidase codes for MNTRHVIELSPSGKTFEAGDELLLDAMLANGLSVPFSCRRGACGSCKVVVAEGEYRAKHLVPDAPAPCYPLAVNEMLLCQSHACSDMRLEIPGWSLDTPALVVEAQVMSKRALSPDIIELVVMPDRPLAVRAGQYLKFRLVDGDSRCFSIANLPAEDDGRLVFQIRRVSGGLFSETLLGDLEASDLVQLEGPFGACTWQDNDDASVVLFATGTGYAGIKPILLTAFARDVDVTFYWGGGQPTDFYDRVFLDQSVIDHPRFHWHPVLASQGRVQEVALNHGHDWETAQVYACGNGAMISQVRTECLDAGLPGHRFVAEAFVPSGRSSANTTPKALHPIWEKVGPRYSLDGMLAARDQSIRALAAIASRLQVGMTTGEALDMAAEQLLAMGASHTWHPTYIRFGDDTVRPPREGIDRQRRLRATDIVVVDLGPVWDGYEGDYGDTFVFGDAPLHLACRTAVHQVFDETREAWLQGLTGRELYDFAEQSAVAKGWRLARNLAGHRLADFPHALFESKVLADLEIPPSEMAWVLEIQLCHPKEPVGGFFEDMLMLRA; via the coding sequence ATGAACACACGTCATGTCATCGAACTGTCCCCCTCGGGGAAAACCTTTGAAGCCGGTGACGAGTTGTTGCTGGATGCGATGCTGGCCAACGGTCTGTCGGTGCCGTTTTCCTGCCGACGAGGCGCCTGTGGCTCATGCAAGGTGGTGGTTGCAGAAGGGGAGTACCGGGCCAAGCACTTGGTGCCGGATGCCCCCGCGCCGTGTTATCCGTTGGCAGTCAATGAAATGCTGTTGTGCCAAAGCCACGCCTGCAGCGACATGCGCCTGGAAATCCCCGGTTGGTCGCTGGATACGCCTGCGCTGGTGGTCGAGGCGCAGGTCATGAGCAAACGCGCACTGAGCCCCGACATCATTGAACTGGTGGTGATGCCGGACAGGCCGCTGGCGGTGCGGGCGGGCCAGTACCTCAAGTTCCGCCTGGTCGACGGCGACTCGCGGTGTTTCTCGATCGCCAACCTGCCGGCCGAAGATGATGGCCGACTGGTTTTTCAGATTCGCCGGGTGAGCGGCGGGTTGTTTTCCGAGACGCTCCTGGGCGACCTGGAGGCCAGCGATCTAGTGCAACTGGAAGGGCCTTTTGGTGCCTGTACCTGGCAGGACAACGACGATGCTTCCGTGGTCCTGTTCGCCACGGGCACCGGCTACGCGGGCATCAAGCCGATTCTGCTGACGGCCTTCGCGCGTGATGTGGACGTGACCTTTTACTGGGGCGGCGGGCAGCCGACAGATTTCTATGACCGCGTGTTCCTGGACCAATCGGTCATTGACCACCCGCGCTTTCACTGGCACCCGGTGTTGGCGTCCCAAGGACGTGTGCAGGAAGTTGCATTGAATCACGGGCACGACTGGGAAACTGCCCAGGTGTATGCCTGCGGGAACGGCGCAATGATCAGTCAGGTGCGTACGGAGTGCCTGGACGCGGGTTTACCTGGCCATCGATTTGTCGCGGAAGCCTTTGTGCCCAGTGGTCGTTCCAGTGCCAACACGACGCCCAAGGCGCTGCACCCGATCTGGGAGAAAGTCGGCCCACGTTACTCACTCGACGGCATGCTGGCGGCCCGTGACCAATCCATCCGCGCCCTGGCGGCGATTGCCAGCCGGCTGCAGGTGGGCATGACCACCGGCGAAGCCCTTGATATGGCCGCCGAACAATTGCTGGCCATGGGCGCGTCCCACACGTGGCATCCGACCTACATCCGTTTCGGCGACGATACGGTGCGCCCACCTCGCGAAGGCATTGACCGCCAGCGCAGACTGCGCGCCACCGACATTGTCGTGGTCGACCTGGGCCCGGTGTGGGACGGTTACGAGGGTGACTACGGCGATACCTTTGTATTCGGTGACGCGCCGCTGCACCTGGCGTGCAGGACCGCTGTGCACCAAGTGTTCGACGAAACCCGCGAAGCCTGGCTACAGGGGCTCACCGGTCGGGAACTCTATGACTTCGCCGAGCAGAGCGCCGTGGCAAAAGGCTGGAGGCTGGCGCGCAACCTCGCAGGGCACCGTCTCGCGGATTTCCCCCACGCGTTGTTCGAGAGCAAGGTGTTGGCGGACTTGGAAATCCCACCGAGTGAAATGGCCTGGGTCCTGGAAATCCAGCTGTGCCATCCTAAGGAACCGGTGGGTGGTTTTTTCGAGGACATGTTGATGCTGCGAGCCTGA
- a CDS encoding MotA/TolQ/ExbB proton channel family protein, whose protein sequence is MDMNLLHDITFYVMYAAMAIAIFIAIERGIYFAYVRRQARALTEVLGANVHSERDLPQSLTRRDSLPLSMVLPVLAQKASQGSRKDLDDVIETQYLTTRAPLARSLWIIETITTAAPLLGLLGTILGIIDTFKALATAGVSDPGQISGGIGTALFATGLGIAIALFCVVFHNFFQDSLERINDQLKILLIRAATGARVQSEVPHLVPTPLHSRTA, encoded by the coding sequence ATGGACATGAATCTGCTCCACGACATCACCTTTTATGTGATGTATGCCGCGATGGCCATCGCGATCTTTATCGCCATCGAGCGCGGGATTTACTTCGCCTACGTACGCCGCCAAGCCCGCGCGCTGACCGAAGTGCTGGGCGCCAATGTGCACAGCGAACGCGACTTGCCGCAAAGCCTGACCCGCCGTGACAGCCTGCCACTGAGCATGGTGTTGCCGGTGCTGGCACAGAAAGCCTCGCAGGGGTCGCGCAAGGATCTGGATGACGTGATCGAAACCCAGTACCTGACCACCCGTGCACCCTTGGCCCGTAGCCTCTGGATCATCGAAACCATCACCACCGCCGCACCGCTGTTGGGTTTGCTGGGCACCATCCTCGGCATCATCGACACCTTCAAGGCGCTGGCCACGGCGGGTGTGTCCGACCCAGGGCAGATTTCCGGTGGTATCGGCACGGCCTTGTTCGCCACGGGACTGGGGATCGCCATCGCGCTGTTCTGTGTGGTGTTCCACAACTTTTTCCAGGACAGCCTGGAGCGCATCAACGACCAGCTGAAAATCCTGCTGATCCGCGCTGCCACCGGTGCCCGCGTGCAGAGTGAAGTGCCGCACCTGGTGCCAACGCCGCTGCACAGCCGCACGGCGTAA
- a CDS encoding phospholipase D-like domain-containing protein, translating into MSVSLKLRIAGLAGLFLSPLAQADFSIPGFELVHTVPVDTALGTDDLRQPGPVWSELFDGAKSRIDIGQFYAADHPGSVMDGVIERLEAAGKRGVKIRFLLEEKGIKLSEASTLERLRAIPNLTFRALPYARVSGGIIHAKYLVVDGKQAFVGSQNFDWRSLEHIHETGLLITNSTVVSQVQAIFEQDWKAQQALTDNQPVPQPATSNEPPRTGNYLVASPQRYNPPGVGDSQLELPRLLSEAKHEVRVQLLDYAPLSYGPDKTRPYYAVIDNAVRAAAARGVSIKLMVSNWNTDTLELPYLKSLAVLPNVQIKIVTLPEARQGFIPYARVIHSKTMEIDGQIAWIGTSNWLGGYLDNSRNLEVVMRSEAMAKRVGALHEQLWDGPYAKALGVTAEYAAPHPGTL; encoded by the coding sequence ATGTCCGTTTCCTTGAAATTGCGCATCGCAGGCCTGGCAGGCTTGTTCCTCAGTCCGCTGGCCCAGGCGGACTTTTCGATTCCGGGGTTTGAATTGGTGCACACCGTGCCAGTGGACACCGCCCTCGGCACCGACGACTTGCGCCAGCCCGGCCCAGTGTGGAGCGAGCTGTTTGACGGCGCAAAAAGCCGTATCGATATCGGCCAGTTCTACGCTGCCGATCACCCAGGCTCGGTGATGGACGGCGTGATCGAACGCCTGGAAGCCGCCGGTAAGCGCGGTGTGAAAATTCGCTTTTTGCTAGAAGAAAAAGGCATCAAGTTGTCGGAAGCCTCCACCCTTGAACGCCTGCGGGCGATCCCCAACCTGACCTTTCGCGCATTGCCTTACGCGCGGGTGAGCGGCGGAATCATCCACGCCAAATACCTGGTGGTGGATGGCAAGCAAGCCTTTGTCGGCAGCCAGAATTTCGACTGGCGCTCCCTGGAACACATCCACGAAACCGGGCTGCTCATCACCAACTCGACCGTGGTGAGCCAGGTGCAGGCGATCTTCGAGCAGGATTGGAAAGCCCAGCAGGCTTTGACCGACAACCAACCGGTGCCGCAGCCTGCCACGAGCAACGAACCACCGCGCACCGGCAACTACCTGGTCGCCAGCCCGCAACGCTACAACCCACCGGGCGTAGGCGATTCACAGCTGGAACTGCCGCGTTTGCTGAGCGAAGCCAAACATGAAGTGCGCGTGCAATTGCTGGACTATGCGCCACTGTCCTACGGACCGGACAAGACCCGTCCGTACTACGCGGTGATCGACAACGCTGTGCGCGCGGCAGCGGCGCGTGGCGTGTCGATCAAGCTGATGGTGTCCAACTGGAACACCGACACGCTGGAACTGCCCTATCTCAAAAGCCTGGCCGTGCTACCCAACGTCCAAATCAAGATCGTCACCCTGCCAGAAGCCAGGCAAGGCTTTATCCCGTATGCACGGGTGATCCACAGCAAGACCATGGAAATCGACGGCCAGATTGCGTGGATCGGCACCAGCAACTGGCTGGGTGGGTATCTGGATAATTCGCGCAATCTGGAAGTGGTAATGCGCAGCGAAGCGATGGCCAAACGTGTCGGGGCATTGCATGAGCAGTTGTGGGATGGGCCGTATGCCAAGGCGTTGGGTGTGACGGCTGAGTACGCGGCTCCGCACCCTGGAACCTTGTGA